In a single window of the Ruminococcus albus 7 = DSM 20455 genome:
- a CDS encoding ABC transporter ATP-binding protein encodes MEKLLEIRNIEKYYGSRSSLTKAIDDISFGVDKGEFVAIMGASGSGKTTLLNCISTIDRVTAGHIYLDDSDITEIKGKALNKFRREKLGFIFQDFNLLDTLTAYENIALALSIQKKPAGEIEKAVNAVAEQLGITDVLKKYPYQMSGGQKQRVASARAIVTSPKLVLADEPTGALDSKSARMLLERFRYLNTECGATIMMVTHDSFTASYASRVIFIKDGKIFNEINRGQDTRKQFFDKIIDVVTLLGGDISDAL; translated from the coding sequence ATGGAAAAATTACTGGAGATCAGAAACATCGAGAAGTACTACGGCAGCCGATCCAGCCTTACTAAGGCGATAGATGATATATCCTTCGGGGTGGATAAAGGCGAGTTCGTTGCAATAATGGGTGCATCGGGCAGCGGAAAGACAACGCTGTTAAACTGCATTTCCACCATCGACCGTGTTACCGCAGGTCATATCTATCTTGATGACAGCGATATCACCGAGATAAAGGGCAAGGCGCTCAATAAGTTCAGGCGCGAGAAACTGGGTTTCATCTTTCAGGACTTCAACCTGCTGGATACACTGACAGCTTACGAAAATATCGCACTTGCACTGTCAATACAGAAAAAGCCTGCAGGTGAGATCGAGAAAGCCGTAAATGCCGTAGCTGAACAGCTGGGCATAACAGACGTTCTCAAAAAGTACCCATACCAGATGTCGGGCGGACAGAAACAGCGTGTGGCTTCGGCACGTGCAATAGTCACATCACCTAAGCTGGTGCTTGCTGACGAACCTACAGGTGCACTGGATTCAAAGAGTGCAAGGATGCTGCTTGAACGCTTCCGCTACCTGAATACAGAATGCGGCGCTACCATTATGATGGTCACACACGACAGCTTCACTGCAAGTTATGCGAGCCGTGTGATATTCATAAAGGACGGAAAGATATTCAATGAGATAAACCGCGGTCAGGATACCCGCAAGCAGTTCTTTGATAAGATAATAGATGTAGTGACACTGCTGGGAGGTGACATTAGCGATGCTCTTTAA
- a CDS encoding sensor histidine kinase: MSFADYIKDRAAAYWIFAAALVIAFIFMNAFHMEAEQMIMLDAIFLIGGIISEVLTFVRKKLYYDKMVNCLDELDKKYLLAEVLEDPDFFEGRLLHDVLRRTDKSMCERIAEYRRENAEFREYIELWVHEIKLPVASLQLMCHNDGSTRYAEQLKRIDDYIENVLFYARSRNAEKDYIIKNASLKRIFGETAMKNRTEIQERNISLSARGLDVEVMTDAKWLAFILGQLMNNSIKYEADEIRVYAEDLDDRTVLHLWDNGIGIPESDLPNIFEKSFTGENGRTHTKSTGMGLYIVKMLCTKLGHTVKADSVQGEYTEITIVFGKDRLHNM; this comes from the coding sequence ATGAGTTTTGCAGACTATATTAAGGACAGGGCAGCAGCCTATTGGATATTTGCTGCCGCACTTGTTATCGCTTTTATTTTCATGAACGCTTTCCATATGGAAGCGGAGCAGATGATCATGCTTGATGCAATATTTCTTATTGGGGGCATAATTTCCGAGGTATTGACTTTTGTAAGAAAAAAGCTGTACTACGATAAAATGGTGAACTGCCTTGATGAACTGGATAAAAAATATCTGCTGGCGGAAGTGCTGGAAGATCCCGATTTCTTCGAGGGCAGGCTTTTGCATGATGTGTTAAGGCGAACGGATAAATCCATGTGCGAACGCATCGCGGAATACCGCCGTGAGAATGCTGAGTTCCGTGAGTATATAGAACTATGGGTGCATGAGATAAAGCTGCCTGTGGCATCACTGCAGCTTATGTGTCACAACGACGGCAGTACAAGGTATGCCGAACAGCTCAAACGCATAGATGACTATATCGAGAACGTGCTGTTCTATGCCAGGAGCCGCAACGCAGAAAAGGACTATATAATAAAGAATGCATCCCTGAAACGTATCTTCGGTGAAACAGCCATGAAGAACCGCACCGAGATACAGGAGCGCAATATATCCCTTTCTGCTCGGGGGCTTGATGTTGAGGTAATGACGGATGCAAAGTGGCTGGCTTTCATACTGGGTCAGCTTATGAACAACAGCATAAAGTATGAAGCCGATGAGATAAGGGTATACGCTGAGGATCTCGATGACAGGACAGTACTGCATCTGTGGGATAACGGCATAGGCATACCCGAAAGCGATCTGCCGAATATTTTTGAAAAATCCTTTACCGGCGAAAACGGCAGGACGCACACAAAGTCTACCGGAATGGGACTATATATAGTAAAAATGCTCTGCACGAAGCTTGGACATACCGTTAAGGCTGATTCGGTGCAGGGGGAGTATACAGAGATCACCATAGTATTCGGTAAGGACAGACTGCATAATATGTAA
- a CDS encoding response regulator transcription factor: MKRILVIEDDNALRDEVATLLRNSGYEASAVTDFSNTLEQMKASDADLILLDINLPFVGGEALLQEYRKFTDTPVIMLTSRSTEIDEVLSMSFGADDYVTKPYNPTILLLRISAVLKRFNRTSTLQMFHDAEVSTVKGSISRNGREQVLTKNEMIIFQLLFDRQGEIVTRDDLMTALWDNDEFVNDNALSVNISRLRGKLADLGFEDAIETRKKQGYVLK, encoded by the coding sequence ATGAAAAGAATACTCGTTATCGAGGACGATAATGCCCTCCGCGATGAAGTTGCTACTCTGCTGCGCAATTCAGGCTATGAAGCTTCCGCTGTCACAGATTTCAGCAATACCCTTGAACAGATGAAAGCATCCGATGCAGACCTTATCCTGCTGGATATAAACCTGCCTTTCGTGGGCGGTGAAGCCCTGCTGCAGGAGTACCGCAAGTTCACCGATACCCCTGTGATAATGCTCACCAGCCGCAGCACCGAGATAGATGAGGTGCTCTCCATGAGCTTCGGGGCTGATGACTACGTGACCAAGCCCTATAATCCCACTATTCTTCTGCTGAGGATATCCGCGGTGCTCAAACGATTTAACAGGACAAGCACCTTACAGATGTTCCACGATGCTGAGGTGAGTACTGTCAAGGGCAGCATCTCCAGGAACGGCAGGGAACAGGTGCTCACCAAAAATGAGATGATAATATTCCAGCTGCTGTTTGACAGACAGGGAGAGATAGTCACCCGCGATGACCTTATGACTGCCCTGTGGGATAATGATGAGTTCGTTAACGATAACGCACTGTCGGTAAATATCAGCCGTCTGCGCGGCAAGCTTGCTGACCTTGGCTTTGAGGATGCTATCGAAACACGCAAGAAACAGGGGTACGTGCTGAAATGA
- a CDS encoding FAD-binding protein, with the protein MAQENINITEQELDASVCELQDIIPDDVNDYDIVVVGAGAAGVPAACKAAELGAKVALLQKESGAVSQGNCGSAIIKSRSTEAGIAKWIHHTNSLCSWRADTKLLRAYAEHSEEAMMWFLNRAGLTRETEYGDGSKVDDNKRSAELLNDGNGLCAFISTSGDFTGHWQDRENSYEYGDDHCYFWAPWVGPKPKNVGHALRNIIDNVQKAGAPLEVFYNTPAVQLVRENGRVCAVIAKNKEGRYIRYNAKKAVILATGDYTNNPAMVKRWCPDIADFDKKQFGKTGDGHILAISAGAVMEPLGHTKMMHDFDSALMFEEPFLYLNMEGERFTNEYTGFVYMGNILRTQPAYKGSMLDAEHRETGSKGWYCTVYDSTYMDWSDDEFVSGKVPPAVMEKFIPGAVENPQGVFKNLIDLHRCATLEELAKELDIPYDKLKASVDRYNELCDKGVDTDFGKPAKYMHKIEKAPFWGARKHIRVSAEVSGVITDENARALDADGRPIEGLYCVGNLGGQFYGGADYPFHQTGLSLGKCYTFGIIAAKHSVTGMV; encoded by the coding sequence ATGGCACAGGAAAATATCAATATCACTGAACAGGAACTGGATGCTTCTGTTTGTGAACTGCAGGATATCATACCTGATGATGTAAACGATTACGATATCGTCGTTGTAGGTGCAGGCGCAGCAGGGGTCCCTGCCGCTTGTAAAGCAGCGGAGCTTGGCGCTAAAGTCGCACTGCTGCAAAAAGAATCAGGAGCTGTATCTCAGGGCAACTGCGGATCGGCTATAATAAAATCGCGTTCAACCGAGGCAGGTATCGCCAAGTGGATACACCATACCAACAGCCTTTGCAGCTGGCGTGCAGATACTAAACTTCTCCGTGCCTATGCCGAACACTCCGAGGAAGCTATGATGTGGTTCCTCAACAGGGCAGGACTTACAAGGGAAACCGAGTACGGTGACGGAAGCAAAGTGGACGATAATAAGCGTTCGGCAGAATTACTCAACGACGGCAACGGACTTTGTGCATTTATCAGCACCAGCGGCGATTTCACAGGTCACTGGCAGGACAGGGAGAATTCCTATGAATACGGCGATGACCACTGCTACTTCTGGGCACCCTGGGTGGGTCCCAAGCCAAAGAACGTGGGTCATGCACTGAGGAATATCATAGACAACGTTCAGAAGGCAGGTGCACCCCTGGAGGTGTTCTATAATACCCCGGCTGTTCAGCTGGTGCGTGAGAATGGCAGGGTATGTGCTGTCATCGCAAAGAACAAAGAAGGCAGGTATATCCGCTACAATGCGAAGAAAGCAGTCATACTGGCAACAGGTGACTATACCAACAACCCTGCTATGGTTAAAAGATGGTGTCCCGATATAGCCGACTTCGATAAAAAACAGTTCGGCAAAACAGGTGACGGTCATATCCTTGCAATATCCGCAGGTGCAGTTATGGAACCTCTCGGTCATACAAAGATGATGCACGATTTCGATTCCGCACTCATGTTTGAAGAACCTTTCCTCTACCTGAATATGGAGGGCGAACGCTTCACCAATGAGTATACGGGATTTGTATACATGGGTAATATCCTGAGAACCCAGCCTGCATACAAAGGCTCGATGCTGGATGCCGAACACAGGGAAACAGGCTCAAAGGGCTGGTACTGCACTGTCTATGACAGCACCTATATGGACTGGTCTGACGATGAGTTCGTAAGCGGTAAAGTTCCGCCTGCTGTTATGGAGAAGTTCATACCGGGTGCGGTGGAAAATCCTCAGGGCGTATTCAAGAACCTTATAGACCTCCACAGATGCGCTACACTGGAAGAACTTGCCAAGGAACTTGATATACCCTATGACAAGCTGAAGGCTTCCGTTGACCGCTATAACGAGCTTTGCGATAAGGGCGTGGATACGGACTTCGGCAAGCCTGCAAAGTATATGCACAAGATAGAGAAAGCACCATTCTGGGGAGCGAGAAAGCATATACGTGTATCTGCCGAGGTATCGGGAGTCATCACCGACGAGAATGCAAGAGCCCTGGATGCTGACGGCAGACCCATAGAGGGACTTTACTGCGTGGGCAATCTGGGAGGACAGTTCTACGGCGGTGCGGATTATCCCTTCCACCAGACGGGACTTTCACTGGGCAAGTGCTATACCTTTGGCATAATAGCGGCTAAGCACAGTGTTACCGGCATGGTGTAG
- a CDS encoding ABC transporter permease, with protein MLEAKGLSPKETILHSAQIGWTSSCDSETAKKYINDYFEPIYRNNEVWRMNIYDEQEEMGMITTVLNVITIAISIIAAISLIVGGVGVMNIMLVSILERTREIGVRKALGALNGDIRSQFVVEAVIICLTGGTIGVLIGVLNGVLLSKVAALLLNNMAAEYAEYITLSVQPSIPAIIISLAFSMLTGLIFGYYPAKRAGNMNPIDALRYE; from the coding sequence ATGCTTGAAGCTAAGGGTCTTTCTCCGAAAGAGACCATACTCCACAGTGCACAGATAGGCTGGACCAGCAGCTGTGATTCCGAGACTGCAAAGAAGTACATCAACGATTACTTCGAGCCTATATACCGCAACAACGAGGTATGGCGTATGAATATATATGACGAGCAGGAAGAAATGGGCATGATAACCACGGTGCTGAACGTAATAACCATAGCGATATCAATTATAGCGGCGATATCCCTGATAGTTGGCGGCGTGGGAGTTATGAACATAATGCTTGTGAGCATCCTTGAACGTACACGCGAGATAGGTGTAAGAAAAGCCCTTGGCGCACTGAACGGAGATATACGTTCGCAGTTTGTGGTAGAGGCTGTAATAATATGTCTTACGGGCGGTACCATCGGTGTTCTTATAGGCGTGCTGAACGGTGTGCTTCTCAGCAAGGTAGCTGCGCTGCTGCTTAACAATATGGCGGCTGAATATGCTGAATACATCACACTGAGTGTACAGCCATCGATTCCTGCGATCATTATATCTCTGGCATTCTCGATGCTGACTGGACTGATATTCGGTTACTATCCTGCGAAGAGAGCGGGCAATATGAATCCTATCGACGCACTGAGGTATGAATAA
- a CDS encoding AAA family ATPase codes for MGTYLNPGNSGFEEVLNGDYIDKTGLIALINQRINTPSKLVCISRPRRFGKSYAAKMLCAYYDYTCDSHSLFEKYEISSDRTYESNINKYHVIYLDMTNLLEKVEPEKLIQFIKDNVENEILATDTNIIKGSSFDQTLINAVEKTGRKIVMIIDEWDAPIRESMVNSKEYLLFLRMLFKSSSTTPKIFAAAYMTGILPIKKDGSQSAISDFEEHSIIEPDEFAKYTGFLEEDVHKICDKYHADFRKMKKWYDGYTVGDVQSVYNPYSVICAAKKKKYTSYWRQTSAADNLLDYIEMDEEGLQGDIAQLIAGETIEINTSSFKNDVTGFKLKDDVLTLLVHLGYLAYEQKVEILGEGDDEDEIIREFVHIPNDEIRLEFSNILKMTKHEVLVDLLSNSKKLLQDTISGNEEAVAKAIDEIRMMNYAPTYYNDEQALRYVIKFAYIVCVDNYMKIEELPSGKGIADVVFIPRKATDPTLVIELKWNKSDTAAIQQIKDREYPTILKNRKGKIILVGINYDEKTKVHTCTIETVTK; via the coding sequence ATGGGAACATATCTCAATCCCGGCAACAGCGGATTTGAGGAAGTGCTGAATGGTGACTACATTGATAAGACAGGTCTTATCGCCTTGATAAATCAGCGTATCAATACTCCGAGCAAATTGGTGTGTATCAGCCGTCCGCGCCGTTTCGGCAAGTCTTATGCTGCTAAAATGCTTTGTGCCTACTATGACTACACTTGCGATTCTCACAGCCTTTTTGAAAAGTATGAGATCAGCAGCGATAGAACCTATGAGAGTAATATCAATAAATATCATGTTATTTATCTTGATATGACAAATTTGCTTGAAAAAGTTGAACCTGAGAAGCTGATTCAATTCATTAAGGACAACGTTGAAAATGAAATCCTTGCTACTGATACAAACATCATAAAAGGTTCATCATTCGATCAAACGCTTATTAACGCAGTAGAAAAAACAGGCAGAAAAATTGTGATGATAATAGACGAGTGGGACGCACCCATTCGTGAGTCTATGGTCAATTCCAAAGAATACCTACTGTTCTTGCGTATGCTTTTTAAAAGCAGTTCAACAACGCCCAAGATATTTGCCGCAGCATATATGACAGGTATCCTGCCTATAAAGAAAGATGGTTCACAGTCTGCTATATCTGATTTTGAGGAACATTCAATCATAGAGCCTGATGAATTTGCAAAATATACTGGTTTTTTGGAAGAAGATGTTCATAAGATATGCGACAAATATCACGCTGACTTCCGCAAGATGAAGAAATGGTATGACGGCTATACTGTTGGTGATGTTCAGTCTGTTTACAACCCGTATTCGGTTATCTGTGCTGCCAAAAAGAAAAAATACACATCGTATTGGAGACAGACCTCGGCGGCGGATAATCTGCTTGACTATATTGAAATGGACGAAGAAGGTCTGCAAGGGGATATTGCACAGCTTATTGCTGGCGAGACCATTGAGATCAACACAAGCAGTTTTAAGAATGACGTAACAGGATTCAAGCTGAAAGACGATGTTCTGACCTTACTTGTTCACCTCGGCTATCTGGCATACGAACAGAAAGTTGAGATACTCGGAGAGGGCGATGACGAGGACGAGATCATCAGGGAGTTTGTTCATATCCCGAACGACGAAATCAGGCTTGAATTTTCCAATATCCTTAAAATGACCAAGCATGAAGTGCTGGTCGATCTTCTCAGTAATTCCAAAAAGCTCCTGCAAGATACAATAAGCGGAAATGAAGAAGCTGTTGCGAAAGCCATTGACGAAATTCGTATGATGAACTATGCTCCCACCTATTACAATGACGAGCAGGCACTCAGGTATGTTATCAAGTTTGCCTATATCGTTTGTGTTGATAACTACATGAAGATCGAGGAGCTTCCAAGCGGTAAGGGTATCGCTGATGTTGTTTTCATTCCTCGTAAGGCTACCGATCCGACACTTGTTATCGAGCTGAAATGGAACAAGTCTGACACGGCAGCCATTCAGCAGATCAAAGACCGTGAATATCCGACTATCCTAAAGAACCGTAAAGGTAAGATCATACTTGTCGGCATCAACTATGATGAAAAGACTAAGGTTCATACTTGCACGATAGAAACGGTCACAAAGTAA
- a CDS encoding recombinase family protein, producing MPKNNDMASNVTMIPALSPAELKQSKYRQIRVAAYCRVSTDSEEQANSYQVQIEYYTNLINSNPEWTLAGIFADEGISGTQTKNRKQFNKMIRKCQQKKIDLVLCKSISRFARNTVDCLEYIRELRLLGIGVIFEKENINTMMMNSEFIISLYGSFAQAESESISKNVSWGIEKSFREGKVKYVLDKTLGYRMGEDGVPYIVEEEAEIVRRIYVMFLDGMSMQGIADQLQSEGIKRRSGSSTWNRANVNFILKNEKYAGDAILQKSYTIDCITHKRVKNNGEKNKYIVHDCHPAIIDRDTYNRVQQELAKRGAIKKRSAKARTELGQYSSKYALTDILICGECGTAYRRVTWTSHGHKRIVWRCISRLDHGSKYCKHSPSISEESLQNAIVKALNAVYSRNGDMLARMEQNILAVIGDNGDMQKQTAKIQKRLEEIEDERDSLVRQITSGAVDEDALDKNFESLNDEEAYLKTQLDDMQTKAKLSDEKKYALMAVGEELRRHDCHLAEYDDVTVRKVIEVIRVLSKNEVQIIFKDGHEMNVAVEK from the coding sequence ATGCCGAAGAATAACGATATGGCTTCCAATGTTACGATGATACCTGCCCTCTCGCCTGCCGAGCTGAAACAGTCCAAATACAGGCAAATTCGTGTGGCTGCCTACTGCCGTGTATCCACCGACAGCGAGGAACAGGCGAACAGCTATCAGGTGCAGATAGAATACTACACGAACCTCATCAACTCCAACCCCGAATGGACGCTTGCAGGCATATTCGCAGACGAGGGCATCAGCGGTACGCAGACCAAGAACCGCAAGCAGTTCAACAAGATGATACGCAAGTGTCAGCAAAAGAAAATCGACCTTGTGCTGTGCAAGTCAATCAGCCGTTTCGCCCGAAATACTGTGGATTGTCTTGAATATATCCGTGAACTGAGACTGCTCGGCATTGGCGTTATTTTTGAGAAAGAGAACATTAACACCATGATGATGAACAGCGAATTTATCATATCGCTGTATGGTTCATTCGCTCAGGCAGAGAGCGAGAGTATCAGCAAAAATGTATCGTGGGGTATCGAGAAATCTTTCCGTGAGGGCAAGGTCAAGTATGTTCTCGACAAGACACTCGGCTACCGCATGGGCGAGGACGGTGTGCCGTATATAGTGGAGGAAGAAGCGGAGATTGTCCGCCGTATCTATGTCATGTTTCTTGACGGTATGAGTATGCAGGGCATCGCAGATCAATTGCAGTCGGAGGGTATCAAACGCCGAAGCGGTTCGTCAACATGGAACAGGGCGAATGTGAATTTCATCCTCAAAAATGAGAAATACGCAGGCGATGCAATCCTCCAAAAAAGCTACACCATCGACTGCATCACCCACAAGCGTGTCAAGAACAACGGCGAGAAAAATAAGTACATCGTTCATGACTGCCACCCTGCCATTATCGACCGTGATACATATAATCGTGTTCAGCAGGAACTTGCGAAGCGTGGAGCGATCAAGAAACGCTCTGCAAAGGCAAGGACGGAATTGGGGCAGTATTCAAGCAAATACGCCCTGACCGATATTCTAATATGCGGAGAGTGCGGAACGGCATACCGAAGGGTAACATGGACTTCACACGGTCACAAGCGTATCGTGTGGCGGTGTATCAGCAGGCTCGATCACGGCAGTAAATACTGCAAACATTCTCCCTCAATCAGCGAAGAAAGCCTGCAAAATGCTATCGTCAAGGCTCTGAACGCTGTCTATTCCCGAAACGGCGATATGCTTGCCCGAATGGAGCAGAATATCCTTGCTGTCATCGGCGACAATGGCGATATGCAGAAACAGACTGCCAAAATACAGAAACGCCTTGAAGAAATAGAGGACGAGAGGGATTCACTTGTCCGTCAGATCACAAGCGGTGCAGTCGATGAAGATGCCCTCGACAAAAACTTTGAGAGCCTGAACGACGAGGAAGCCTACCTGAAAACCCAGCTTGACGATATGCAGACCAAAGCCAAGCTGAGTGATGAGAAGAAATACGCTCTCATGGCTGTCGGTGAGGAGCTGCGCCGTCATGACTGCCACCTTGCCGAATATGACGATGTGACCGTCCGCAAGGTCATTGAGGTTATCAGGGTACTGTCCAAGAACGAGGTGCAGATCATCTTCAAGGATGGGCATGAAATGAATGTGGCGGTAGAGAAGTAA
- a CDS encoding recombinase family protein, whose protein sequence is MAIKKTPYGYIWAEGRIAVDIGEAEIIRRIFDEKANGLSGSKIGAALYDEQIPYFSEDKKKAIDKVYGILRDGRYCGADGYPAIISEDIFGASNIGNSAKKVKVPDTYTVLKKLSYCTVCGTNMVHFSDRTGYKRWRCTRKGCANFKPRIPDDYFVSVVQSIMNDVVGNSDMLETGTPLTVYEPTEEIRQAEKEISQLCAVQPIEYELIKSKTLALAVMKYNACTYSREPYITQELQDLIAGHEPSETIDTELLLQIVSRITVDENKVIAIEFRNGKRIAYKEVNNAEE, encoded by the coding sequence ATGGCAATTAAAAAGACCCCCTACGGCTACATTTGGGCAGAGGGCAGGATCGCTGTTGATATTGGTGAAGCCGAGATAATCCGCCGTATCTTTGACGAAAAGGCAAACGGCTTATCTGGCAGTAAGATCGGTGCAGCACTCTATGATGAACAGATACCCTATTTCTCGGAGGATAAGAAAAAAGCTATCGACAAGGTGTACGGCATTCTCCGTGACGGGCGGTACTGCGGTGCGGACGGCTATCCTGCAATCATTTCGGAGGACATTTTCGGCGCTTCAAATATCGGAAACTCAGCCAAAAAAGTGAAAGTCCCCGATACCTACACGGTGCTGAAAAAGCTGTCCTATTGTACCGTGTGCGGTACGAATATGGTGCATTTCTCCGACAGGACAGGCTACAAACGGTGGCGGTGTACTCGTAAGGGCTGTGCGAACTTTAAGCCGAGGATTCCCGATGATTATTTCGTGTCGGTGGTGCAGAGCATTATGAACGATGTTGTCGGTAATTCCGATATGCTTGAAACAGGTACGCCTCTGACTGTGTATGAGCCTACCGAAGAAATACGGCAGGCAGAAAAGGAAATATCTCAGCTCTGTGCTGTTCAGCCCATTGAATATGAGCTGATAAAGTCGAAAACGCTTGCGCTGGCAGTCATGAAATACAACGCCTGCACATACAGCAGAGAGCCGTATATCACGCAGGAGCTTCAAGACCTGATTGCAGGACATGAGCCTTCCGAAACGATTGATACGGAGCTTTTATTGCAGATCGTAAGCAGAATAACCGTTGATGAAAACAAGGTTATAGCGATAGAGTTCAGAAACGGAAAGCGCATCGCATACAAGGAGGTTAACAATGCCGAAGAATAA
- a CDS encoding recombinase family protein, with amino-acid sequence MKKMTVIPAVSQIRQGRIRVAAYCRVSSNKDDQEHSYETQVRYFTSLYRGSETSELVGVYADEGISGTSMDKRVEFQRLMEDCRAGKIDRIVTKSISRFARNTKDCLKSIRELKELGITIAFEKENIDTARLSDEMMITVMGGLAQEESQSISNNVRWGIQKKMASGTFGHCRVPYGYTKEKKTGKLIIEPDKAEVVRRIFDMYISGMGARKIALTLTDEGIPSPTGKAWNQKTVLNILEQEKYIGDTLWQKTYSKFMGEKFIPNSGQVPQYYIEGSHPAIISKEKFALVRDMRKASTPQKSTKVESPFRKKLICGKCGHTYALIRSKKRDYWQCGYRYDVGNPCNNTVLYADELQTAFTALCDKLHTHNAEIIGKCYAQLTELQRLMEYGTAEGANQLKTIADLKEQKLRLATLYRKRFITTEKYDREVTEIDMQISSLSRSMDRASENKDKTIDDMETLAELFKGYDGTPEARKEILETAVESITISGDTLTFRLPSGLEFTERLDRNGN; translated from the coding sequence ATGAAGAAAATGACAGTGATCCCTGCCGTGTCGCAGATCAGGCAGGGACGTATCAGAGTGGCTGCGTATTGCAGAGTATCGAGCAACAAGGACGATCAGGAGCATTCCTACGAAACACAGGTGCGGTACTTCACGAGCCTGTACAGAGGTTCGGAGACATCGGAGCTTGTCGGTGTGTACGCAGATGAGGGCATTTCGGGGACGAGCATGGATAAGCGTGTGGAGTTTCAAAGGCTCATGGAGGATTGCAGGGCTGGCAAAATCGACCGTATCGTCACGAAGTCTATCAGCCGTTTCGCCCGAAATACTAAGGACTGCCTGAAATCTATCCGAGAGCTGAAAGAGCTGGGCATCACCATAGCATTTGAGAAAGAAAATATCGACACGGCAAGGCTATCGGACGAAATGATGATAACCGTCATGGGCGGTCTGGCGCAGGAGGAATCACAGTCCATATCCAACAACGTCCGCTGGGGCATTCAAAAGAAAATGGCATCGGGTACGTTCGGGCATTGCCGTGTCCCCTACGGTTACACCAAAGAGAAGAAAACAGGCAAGCTCATCATCGAACCCGATAAAGCCGAGGTCGTCCGCAGGATATTCGATATGTATATCAGCGGAATGGGTGCAAGGAAGATCGCTCTTACTCTGACCGATGAGGGCATACCCTCACCCACAGGTAAAGCGTGGAATCAAAAGACGGTGCTGAACATTCTGGAACAGGAGAAGTATATCGGCGATACACTCTGGCAGAAAACCTACTCCAAATTCATGGGTGAGAAGTTCATTCCCAATTCGGGACAGGTGCCGCAGTATTACATCGAGGGCAGCCACCCTGCCATCATTAGCAAGGAGAAATTCGCCCTTGTCAGGGATATGCGGAAAGCGTCCACACCTCAGAAAAGCACTAAGGTCGAATCGCCATTCAGAAAGAAGCTGATTTGCGGAAAATGCGGTCACACATATGCCCTGATACGCTCCAAAAAGCGTGATTATTGGCAATGCGGTTATCGCTACGATGTCGGCAATCCCTGCAATAACACTGTTTTATATGCTGATGAATTGCAGACTGCTTTCACAGCACTGTGCGACAAGCTCCATACCCATAATGCGGAGATCATCGGCAAGTGCTATGCACAGCTCACGGAGCTTCAAAGACTTATGGAATACGGTACGGCAGAGGGAGCAAATCAGCTAAAAACCATTGCCGACCTGAAAGAGCAGAAGCTCAGGCTCGCCACGCTGTACAGAAAACGCTTTATCACCACCGAGAAGTATGACCGTGAGGTCACGGAAATTGATATGCAGATCAGCAGCCTGTCACGCAGTATGGACAGGGCAAGTGAGAACAAGGACAAGACCATTGATGATATGGAAACTCTTGCAGAGCTTTTCAAAGGCTATGACGGCACTCCCGAAGCCCGTAAGGAGATACTTGAAACAGCAGTCGAGAGCATCACCATTTCGGGCGATACGCTGACTTTCAGGCTGCCCAGCGGACTTGAATTTACAGAAAGGTTGGATAGGAATGGCAATTAA